The Zobellia alginiliquefaciens genome contains a region encoding:
- the dinB gene encoding DNA polymerase IV, producing the protein MPNDFPLRKIIHVDMDAFYASVEQLDNPDLRGKPIAVGGSSKRGVVAAASYEARKFGVRSAMSSVVAQRNCPELIFVKARFERYKEISKIIRGIFHEYTDLVEPLSLDEAYLDVTVNKKGNPSASLMAKEIRQKIFDTTGLNASAGISINKFIAKVASDINKPNGQKTVNPEEVLEFLEELEIRKFYGVGKVIAEKMYRLGIFTGRDLKLKTEEFLEENFGKSGSYYYHVVRGIHTSEVKPHRIPKSVGAERTFNENLSSEVFMLERLEHIAEELEKRLKKANIAGKTVTLKIKYSDFTLNTRSKTLNYFISSKGLILETAKELLYQEKLQNSVRLLGISLANLNTEKKQKDINKETVSVQLKFEF; encoded by the coding sequence ATGCCAAACGATTTTCCATTGCGAAAAATTATTCATGTGGATATGGATGCCTTCTATGCATCTGTAGAGCAGTTGGACAATCCAGATTTACGCGGAAAGCCCATTGCCGTTGGCGGAAGCTCAAAAAGAGGTGTAGTAGCGGCAGCCAGTTACGAAGCCAGAAAATTTGGTGTTCGCAGTGCAATGAGTAGTGTAGTGGCACAACGCAACTGCCCTGAACTCATTTTTGTAAAAGCACGCTTTGAACGTTATAAGGAAATATCCAAAATTATACGCGGCATTTTTCATGAATATACGGATCTGGTAGAACCCCTTTCCCTAGATGAAGCCTATCTGGATGTTACCGTAAACAAAAAAGGAAATCCCTCTGCTTCATTAATGGCAAAAGAGATACGCCAAAAAATATTTGATACTACTGGACTTAATGCATCTGCTGGAATTTCAATTAATAAGTTCATCGCCAAAGTTGCCAGCGACATTAATAAACCCAATGGGCAGAAAACAGTAAACCCAGAAGAAGTATTAGAGTTTTTGGAAGAGCTTGAAATCAGAAAATTTTATGGTGTAGGGAAGGTTATAGCCGAGAAAATGTACAGATTGGGTATTTTTACCGGCAGGGATTTGAAATTAAAAACAGAGGAATTCCTAGAAGAAAATTTTGGCAAGAGCGGAAGCTATTATTACCATGTGGTCCGTGGTATTCACACAAGCGAGGTTAAACCGCACCGCATTCCAAAATCCGTTGGTGCGGAACGTACCTTTAATGAAAACCTGAGTAGTGAGGTCTTCATGCTAGAACGACTTGAGCATATTGCCGAAGAACTTGAAAAACGCCTCAAAAAAGCAAATATAGCCGGCAAAACCGTGACTTTAAAAATTAAATACAGTGATTTTACACTAAACACACGTAGTAAGACCCTGAATTATTTCATCTCTTCTAAAGGATTAATTTTAGAAACGGCCAAAGAACTTTTGTATCAAGAAAAATTACAGAACTCGGTTCGCTTGTTGGGTATTTCCTTGGCAAATCTCAATACGGAGAAAAAACAGAAAGATATAAACAAGGAAACAGTCTCGGTACAGTTAAAGTTTGAGTTTTAA
- the arfB gene encoding alternative ribosome rescue aminoacyl-tRNA hydrolase ArfB, which translates to MNKDQLLQELNFKAVRSSGAGGQHVNKVSTKIELSFSVENSSGLTEVEKSRIQRKIGKRLTKEGILQMQCDESRSQHKNKELAISRFFNLIEEALKVRKKRRKTKPSRSSIEKRLKHKKNNAQKKANRGKPRID; encoded by the coding sequence ATGAATAAGGACCAATTACTTCAAGAACTGAATTTTAAAGCTGTGAGGAGTAGTGGGGCGGGCGGTCAGCATGTTAATAAAGTATCGACTAAAATAGAACTTAGTTTTTCCGTTGAAAACTCTTCCGGACTTACCGAGGTTGAGAAATCACGCATTCAGAGAAAAATAGGAAAGAGACTTACCAAAGAGGGTATCTTACAGATGCAATGCGATGAAAGTAGGAGTCAGCACAAAAATAAGGAACTAGCCATATCCAGGTTTTTTAATCTTATTGAAGAAGCTCTTAAAGTTCGTAAAAAGCGTAGAAAAACAAAACCTTCTAGATCTTCTATAGAAAAACGGCTAAAGCACAAAAAGAACAACGCCCAGAAAAAGGCAAATAGAGGAAAGCCCCGAATAGACTAG
- a CDS encoding AraC family transcriptional regulator: MIRTKIRTYTKISALADIKIEPFDVNKRYTKPHRHNKYMELVFFSAGSGMHYMDETGYPITPPVIFIIKKDEVHHWEIDTIPEGFVIIIKEGFLEKTLDKHINLQLKQLTNMRVIHPEPDPSIQSLFEIASKEIKENCAGRDILVEGVLKALFSKILTYVKVDETVSTNNLEERFDELLARKLKNDVAYYAEKLNTTAQNLNALCKRKHEKTASTVIADHILKETKRLLLYTDLSVTEIAYKFDFTDVSHFVKYFKRHEGQTPLQFKKVAIVP; this comes from the coding sequence TTGATACGAACTAAAATTAGAACCTACACTAAAATTTCTGCTTTGGCAGATATTAAGATCGAACCATTTGATGTTAATAAGCGGTACACCAAACCGCATAGGCACAACAAGTACATGGAGCTGGTCTTTTTTAGTGCAGGTAGCGGTATGCACTATATGGATGAAACAGGTTATCCCATAACGCCACCCGTTATTTTTATTATTAAGAAAGATGAAGTCCACCATTGGGAAATAGACACCATACCAGAAGGGTTCGTTATTATAATTAAAGAAGGATTTCTAGAAAAAACATTAGATAAACACATCAACCTTCAATTAAAGCAGTTAACGAACATGCGGGTTATCCATCCGGAGCCAGACCCGAGTATTCAATCCCTTTTTGAAATCGCATCAAAAGAAATAAAAGAAAATTGCGCCGGTAGGGATATTTTGGTAGAAGGTGTACTCAAAGCCTTATTCTCTAAAATATTGACCTACGTAAAGGTTGATGAAACCGTATCTACCAATAATTTAGAGGAGCGTTTTGATGAGCTATTAGCGCGCAAGCTTAAAAACGATGTAGCTTATTATGCCGAAAAACTGAATACTACCGCCCAGAACCTAAATGCACTTTGCAAACGAAAACATGAGAAAACGGCTTCTACTGTGATTGCCGACCATATATTGAAGGAAACAAAACGCCTTTTACTTTACACCGACCTTTCCGTTACCGAAATTGCATACAAATTTGACTTTACCGATGTTTCTCATTTTGTCAAATATTTTAAGCGTCATGAAGGTCAAACGCCATTACAATTTAAAAAAGTAGCGATCGTACCTTAA
- a CDS encoding ABC transporter ATP-binding protein, protein MLQVDHVSFGYEDGTPVLENINLKVAKGEHVSIIGESGCGKSTLLKIIYGLLHIEVGEVYWNETQVLGPQHNLVPGEPYMKYLSQDFDLMPFTTVEENISQFLSVFEPEEMEERTYELLEMIEMTKFAKTKVKLLSRGQQQRVALARVLAQEPKVLLLDEPFSNIDNFRKNSLRRNLFGYLKRQKITVLTATHDHMDMLPFADRVVVLKNRFIIAKDSPKNLYEHPKDLYVASLFGEANKIPINIVKSYADTKRRIIVYAHEFKVSGKSGLECVVKGAYYMGSHFMIVGVYEGEDIYFHHDKPLEVGKVIFLNIALETINQRMSDS, encoded by the coding sequence ATGTTACAAGTAGATCATGTTTCTTTTGGCTATGAAGATGGTACTCCCGTTTTGGAAAATATCAACTTAAAAGTCGCTAAAGGGGAACATGTGTCCATTATAGGTGAAAGTGGATGCGGTAAAAGCACACTTCTTAAAATTATATACGGACTCTTACATATTGAGGTGGGTGAGGTATATTGGAACGAAACTCAAGTTTTGGGGCCACAGCATAATCTTGTGCCGGGTGAACCGTACATGAAATACCTTTCTCAAGATTTTGATTTGATGCCTTTTACTACGGTAGAAGAGAACATCAGTCAATTTTTATCGGTTTTTGAACCTGAGGAGATGGAAGAACGTACCTACGAGCTTCTTGAAATGATAGAAATGACCAAGTTTGCCAAAACTAAGGTGAAATTGCTTAGTCGTGGCCAACAGCAGCGCGTGGCATTGGCAAGGGTCTTGGCTCAGGAACCTAAAGTGCTCTTATTGGACGAGCCTTTTAGCAATATTGATAATTTTAGAAAGAATAGTTTACGGCGTAACCTTTTCGGTTATTTAAAACGCCAAAAAATTACCGTACTTACGGCTACGCATGACCATATGGATATGCTTCCGTTTGCGGATAGGGTGGTTGTACTTAAAAATCGGTTTATTATTGCTAAGGACAGCCCTAAAAACCTGTATGAGCATCCTAAGGATCTATATGTGGCATCTCTCTTCGGCGAAGCCAATAAAATTCCCATAAATATTGTAAAATCATACGCAGATACCAAAAGACGTATTATAGTATATGCACACGAATTTAAGGTTTCCGGGAAATCTGGTCTGGAGTGCGTGGTCAAGGGAGCGTACTATATGGGAAGCCATTTTATGATCGTAGGTGTTTATGAAGGTGAGGATATTTATTTTCATCACGATAAACCTTTGGAGGTCGGAAAAGTGATTTTTCTAAATATAGCGCTGGAGACCATTAACCAGCGTATGTCAGATTCCTAA
- a CDS encoding TonB-dependent receptor domain-containing protein — translation MKFYRALLVLFALIPIVTSAQISGKITDADNDYPLEYATAAIFNQENGELVTGVITDLNGFFTIEDVKNGTYYLEASFIGFETKTVRDITVQNRKAVDLGTIALSIGGTQLEEVVIKGERATVINKIDRQVFDTKKFQNSLGGSATDIVKNIPSVSVDGQGEISVRGSTGFVVLLNGNPVQGNASNLLNQLPANAIERVEVITAPSAKYDPEGKAGIMNIITKKGAADGTFAQVNIKGGLPSFETYGNDEAHQRYGADATYNIRQGDWNISMGASYQRNDLGGRREGDVYTIIDDTRTQFPSTGERSFDETNYSGRFTVDYAPDEKNAYSLGFYGGKREKDRLADIVYYDNHSITPADGGDRDYTFQYYNHNLRTRKSDFILGSFDYSHIFENTSKLSTSFLYEYTLLGGPTESDNLGEPDRSIIYQQEYNTNDNPLNGVRLSLDYAWKPFAIGQLETGYQFRNLDHTGDFVYERKDDTTGGAFELVPEFSSEVDLKRSIHSGYAQLTGAKDKWEYAAGVRIEAMDRELDLRDKQGLIDTTYSYDYVKPFPSASVQYTFENNTKLKAAYSKRVERTATFKMNPFPEREHSETLEQGDPTLKPEFIDLLEVGLSKNFGNGNSLFATAYYRDTKNLVNRVNTVYNDTILNRIYSNVGKAKSIGVEIGTQLKPTNNWSNFIGANLYNYAIDGEYDGRDVDSSSFVYSINANSTYDFSETASLQLTFNYLSERITAQGEDSRFYSPNLTFKKSFLDNRLTATLQWQNIDLGLLDTNEQRITTYREGEFYTTTNYIYEVDMVLLNLSYNFNQNKNKSKFIDSEFGKQEF, via the coding sequence ATGAAGTTTTATCGCGCATTATTAGTATTATTTGCACTAATCCCGATAGTTACATCTGCCCAGATTTCAGGAAAAATAACTGATGCAGACAATGATTATCCACTGGAATATGCAACTGCCGCCATCTTTAATCAAGAAAACGGTGAATTGGTTACCGGAGTCATTACAGACCTAAACGGATTCTTCACCATTGAAGACGTTAAAAACGGGACCTACTACCTAGAAGCATCTTTTATCGGTTTTGAAACCAAAACCGTTAGGGACATTACAGTACAAAACAGAAAAGCAGTAGATCTGGGCACAATAGCCCTTTCTATTGGTGGCACCCAACTTGAAGAGGTTGTAATTAAAGGAGAACGTGCTACGGTTATCAATAAAATTGATCGCCAAGTTTTTGACACTAAAAAATTTCAGAATAGCCTTGGCGGGAGTGCCACGGATATTGTTAAAAATATACCCTCGGTCAGTGTTGATGGTCAAGGAGAAATAAGTGTTCGTGGAAGTACAGGTTTCGTTGTTTTGCTTAATGGAAATCCGGTGCAGGGGAATGCTTCCAATCTATTGAACCAGCTTCCTGCCAATGCCATAGAACGTGTTGAAGTTATTACCGCTCCCTCTGCAAAATATGACCCTGAAGGGAAAGCGGGCATAATGAATATCATCACTAAAAAAGGTGCTGCAGATGGCACGTTTGCACAAGTAAATATCAAAGGAGGATTGCCTTCTTTTGAAACGTACGGTAATGATGAGGCTCACCAACGCTACGGCGCAGATGCTACCTATAACATTCGCCAAGGAGATTGGAATATTTCTATGGGTGCCAGCTACCAACGTAACGACCTTGGTGGAAGGCGAGAAGGTGATGTTTATACTATTATTGACGATACCCGCACCCAATTTCCGTCAACCGGAGAGCGTAGTTTTGATGAAACAAATTATAGTGGTCGCTTTACGGTAGATTATGCTCCGGACGAGAAAAATGCCTATTCATTAGGTTTTTACGGGGGGAAAAGAGAAAAAGACCGTTTAGCGGATATTGTATATTATGACAACCATAGTATTACCCCTGCCGATGGCGGAGACCGAGATTATACTTTTCAGTACTATAACCACAATTTAAGAACTAGAAAAAGTGATTTCATCCTTGGAAGCTTTGACTATTCCCATATTTTTGAGAACACATCAAAACTATCTACCTCATTCTTATATGAATACACGCTATTAGGTGGCCCTACCGAGAGTGATAATTTAGGTGAACCTGATAGGAGTATTATCTACCAGCAGGAATATAACACAAACGACAATCCTTTAAATGGTGTTCGCTTATCATTAGATTATGCTTGGAAGCCTTTTGCTATAGGTCAGCTTGAAACAGGTTACCAATTCCGAAACTTAGACCATACGGGTGATTTTGTTTACGAGCGAAAAGATGATACTACTGGTGGCGCTTTTGAACTTGTTCCTGAATTTTCGAGTGAAGTTGATCTGAAAAGAAGTATTCATTCCGGCTATGCACAACTAACCGGTGCCAAAGACAAATGGGAGTACGCCGCTGGGGTTCGTATTGAAGCAATGGACCGTGAACTTGACCTGAGAGACAAGCAAGGTCTAATCGATACTACATACTCTTACGATTACGTAAAACCGTTTCCATCCGCATCCGTACAATATACCTTTGAAAACAATACAAAATTAAAAGCGGCTTATAGTAAAAGGGTAGAAAGAACGGCTACTTTTAAAATGAATCCTTTTCCTGAACGTGAGCACTCCGAAACTTTAGAGCAAGGTGACCCAACCCTTAAACCAGAATTCATAGACTTGTTAGAAGTAGGGCTTAGTAAAAACTTTGGCAATGGTAATTCCCTTTTTGCCACCGCTTATTACCGCGATACCAAAAACTTGGTAAATAGGGTAAATACCGTCTATAACGATACTATTCTAAATCGTATCTACTCCAATGTAGGTAAGGCAAAATCCATAGGTGTGGAAATAGGAACGCAATTAAAACCCACTAATAACTGGTCCAATTTCATTGGCGCCAATCTTTACAATTATGCTATTGATGGGGAATATGATGGTAGGGATGTAGATAGCAGCTCTTTTGTCTACTCTATTAATGCGAACAGTACCTACGATTTTTCGGAGACCGCTTCGTTGCAATTGACTTTCAACTATCTATCGGAAAGAATTACGGCACAAGGAGAAGATTCTCGTTTCTATTCGCCTAATCTAACCTTTAAAAAGTCATTTCTAGACAATCGTTTGACGGCAACCTTGCAATGGCAGAATATAGATTTAGGATTATTGGATACCAACGAACAACGAATTACCACATATCGTGAAGGGGAATTTTACACCACAACAAATTACATTTATGAGGTAGATATGGTGTTACTTAACCTGTCGTACAATTTCAATCAGAACAAAAACAAATCTAAATTCATCGATAGTGAATTCGGGAAACAAGAATTTTAG